A genomic window from Sorex araneus isolate mSorAra2 chromosome 2, mSorAra2.pri, whole genome shotgun sequence includes:
- the PWP2 gene encoding periodic tryptophan protein 2 homolog: protein MKFSYRFSNLLGTVYRRGNLGFTCDGNSVVSPVGNRVTVFDLRNNRSETLPLATRYNVKCVGLSPDGHLAIIVDEGGDALLVSLPHRAVLHRFHFKGSVSSVCFSPDGRKFVVTKGNLAQLYHAPGRKREFNAFALDKTYFGPFDETTCIDWTDDSKCFAVGSKDMSTWVFGAERWDNLIYYALGGHKDAIVGCFFESCSLDLYTLSQDGTLCVWQCDTLPEGLRLKAPSGWRADVLRGDAGDESEQEAETTIQGKATPAPEEQQGKVKYSRLAKHFFNKEGDFNQLTAAAYHKKTHLLVTGFASGTFHLHELPEFNLIHSLSISDQRITSVAINSSGDWVAFGCSGLGQLLVWEWQSESYVLKQQGHFDSMVALAYAPDGQYLVTGGDDGKVKVWNTLSGFCFVTFTEHTSGVTGVTFTATGHVVVTSSMDGTVRAFDLHRYRNFRTFTSPRPTQFSCVAVDSSGEIVAAGAQDAFEIFIWSMQTGRLLDVLSGHEGPISGLCFSPARSVLASASWDRTVRLWDMADSWRTTETLALTSDALAVTYRPDGAELAVATLNSQITFWDPEGATQTGSIEGRHDLRPGRKELDKITAKHAAKGKAFTTLCYSADGQYVLAGGMSKFVCIYHVREQILMKKFEVSQNLSLDAMEEFLNRRKMTEFGNLALIDQDAGADEGVAIPLPGVKKGDMSSRHFKPEIRVTSLRFSPTGHCWAATTTEGLLIYSLDTQLLFDPYQLDTSVTPARVRAALRQLDFTRALLMALRLGERPLVQEALEAVPWGEIEVVASSLPDLYVEKVLGFLAPSLEVSRHLEFYLLWAQKLLMLHGQKLKARAGTLLPTVQFLQKSLQRHLDSVSKLCDWNRYNIRYVLALSQQRGLKRPSEPLDSEEDAEEDEDSLCLLRTADGDLRDGLLV, encoded by the exons ATGAAGTTCTCGTACCGG TTCTCGAATCTGCTGGGCACCGTCTACCGCCGTGGGAACTTGGGCTTCACGTGCGACGGGAACTCGGTGGTCAGCCCCGTGGGCAACAGAGTCACGGTGTTCGACCTGCGGAA CAACAGATCCGAAACTCTGCCGCTGGCCACCCGCTACAACGTCAAGTGCGTGGGGCTCTCCCCAGATGGCCACCTGGCCATCATCGTGGACGAAG GTGGGGACGCGCTGCTGGTCAGTCTGCCTCACAGGGCCGTGCTCCACCGCTTCCACTTCAAGGGCTCCGTCAGCAGCGTCTGCTTCTCCCCCGATGGCAG GAAGTTTGTGGTCACCAAGGGCAACCTGGCTCAGCTGTACCACGCCCCCGGAAGGAAACGGGAGTTCAACGCCTTCGCCCTGGACAAAACCTACTTCGGGCCCTTCGACGAGACCACGTGCATCGACTGGACGGATGACTCGAA GTGTTTTGCAGTCGGGAGCAAGGACATGTCCACCTGGGTGTTCGGGGCTGAGCGCTGGGACAACCTCATCTACTATGCCCTTGGGGGCCACAAGGACGCCATTGTGGGCTGCTTCTTTGAGTCCTGCAGTCTGGAC CTGTACACGCTCAGCCAGGACGGCACCCTGTGTGTGTGGCAGTGCGACACGCTCCCCGAGGGCCTGCGGCTGAAGGCCCCCTCCGGCTGGAGGGCGGACGTGCTGCGGGGGGACGCGGGGGACGAGAGTGAGCAGGAGGCCGAGACCACCATCCAGGGGAAGGCCACGCCGGCCCCCGAGGAGCAGCAGGGCAAAGTGAAGTACTCGCGGCTGGCCAA GCACTTTTTCAACAAAGAAGGCGACTTCAACCAGCTGACGGCCGCGGCCTATCACAAGAAGACTCACCTCTTGGTCACTGGCTttgcttctggaaccttccaccTCCATGAGCTCCCGGAGTTCAATCTCATTCACTCCCTGAG CATCTCGGATCAGAGGATCACCTCTGTGGCCATCAACAGCTCCGGGGACTGGGTGGCCTTCGGGTGCTCAG GCCTGGGCCAGCTGCTGGTGTGGGAGTGGCAGAGCGAGTCCTACGTGCTCAAGCAGCAGGGCCACTTCGACAGCATGGTGGCGCTGGCCTACGCCCCCGACGGGCAGTACCTGGTCACCGGCGGCGACGACGGCAAG GTGAAGGTCTGGAACACCCTCAGTGGCTTCTGCTTCGTCACGTTCACGGAGCACACAAGTGGTGTCACCGGGGTGACCTTCACAGCCACTGGCCACGTCGTGGTCACCTCGTCCATGGACGGCACCGTGCGTGCCTTTGACCTCCACAG GTACCGGAATTTCCGCACCTTCACGTCCCCGCGCCCCACCCAGTTCTCGTGCGTGGCCGTGGACTCCAGCGGGGAGATCGTGGCAGCCGGCGCCCAGGACGCCTTTGAGATCTTCATTTGGTCCATGCAGACGGGGCGGCTCCTGGAC GTTCTCTCAGGCCACGAGGGCCCCATCAGCGGACTCTGCTTCAGCCCCGCCAGGTCGGTCCTGGCCAGCGCCTCATGGGACCGCACGGTGCGCCTGTGGGACATGGCCGACAGCTGGCGGACCACCGAGACGCTGGCGCTGACCTCGGATGCGCTGGCCGTGACCTACCGCCCCGACGGTGCCGAGCTGGCCGTGGCCACCCTGAACTCGCAGATCACTTTCTGGGACCCCGAGGGCGCCACCCAGACGGGCTCCATCGAAGGCCGGCATGACCTGCGGCCCGGCAGGAAGGAGCTGGACAAGATCACGGCCAAGCACGCGGCCAAGGGGAA GGCCTTCACCACGCTCTGCTACTCTGCGGACGGCCAGTACGTGCTGGCAGGCGGCATGTCCAAGTTCGTGTGCATCTACCACGTCCGGGAGCAGATCCTCATGAAGAAGTTCGAGGTGTCCCAGAACCTCTCCCTGGATGCCATGGAG GAGTTCCTGAACCGGAGGAAGATGACAGAGTTTGGCAACTTGGCGCTCATCGACCAGGACGCTGGGGCGGACGAGGGTGTGGCCATCCCCCTGCCGGGGGTGAAGAAAG GGGACATGAGCTCCCGGCACTTCAAACCTGAGATCAGGGTCACCTCGCTCCGCTTCTCCCCGACTG ggcactgctgggCGGCCACCACCACTGAGGGCCTCCTCATCTACTCCCTGGACACGCAGTTGCTCTTCGACCCCTACCAGCTGGACACCAGCGTCACCCCGGCCCGGGTGCGGGCGGCCCTGCGCCAGCTCGACTTCACCAGGGCCCTGCTCATGGCACTGCGGCTGGGCGAGCGGCCGCTGgtgcaggaggccctggaggcCGTGCCCTGGGGCGAGA TCGAGGTGGTCGCCTCCTCCCTGCCTGACCTGTATGTGGAGAAGGTTCTGGGCTTCCTGGCTCCGTCCCTGGAGGTCTCTCGCCACCTGGAGTTCTACCTCCTGTGGGCTCAGAAGCTGCTCATGCTGCACGGACAGAAGCTCAAGGCCAG GGCAGGGACGCTGCTGCCCACTGTCCAGTTCCTGCAGAAGAGCCTCCAGCGGCACCTGGACAGCGTATCCAAACT CTGCGATTGGAACCGTTACAACATCCGCTACGTGCTGGCCCTGTCGCAGCAGCGCGGCCTGAAGCGCCCGTCCGAGCCACTGGACAGTGAGGAGGACGCTGAGGAGGACGAGGACAGCCTGTGTCTCCTTCGGACGGCAGACGGGGACCTTAGGGATGGGCTGCTGGTGTAG